A single genomic interval of Flavobacterium sp. N2820 harbors:
- a CDS encoding branched-chain amino acid aminotransferase: MELKTLSEIEIISTASSRINEVDFENLTFGNVFTDHMLVCDYKDGAWQKPVIEPYAPFMIDPSAKVFHYGQAIFEGMKAYKDEQDAVWLFRPDENFHRFNKSASRMAMPEVPEDIFMGGLHRLLEIEKEWVKKGKGNTLYIRPFMIATGHGVIAAPSSEYRFMIILSPARSYYSGEVKVIIAEHFSRAANGGIGAAKAAGNYSAQFYPTKLANEKGFQQIIWTDDATHTKLEEAGTMNVFFRINDTLFTAPTSERILDGVTRKSVIELAKRENINVEVRSVLVDELVTAAKDGSLKEIFGAGTAAVINPIVGFSYKDTYYELPKIENSMALEIKEKLTNIQYKLAEDTFGWTVKI; the protein is encoded by the coding sequence ATGGAATTAAAAACTTTAAGCGAAATTGAAATTATTTCGACAGCTTCGTCAAGAATCAATGAAGTAGATTTTGAAAATCTAACTTTTGGAAATGTATTTACAGACCATATGTTGGTTTGTGACTATAAAGATGGAGCTTGGCAAAAACCTGTTATAGAACCTTATGCCCCTTTTATGATTGATCCTTCTGCAAAAGTTTTCCATTACGGACAAGCTATTTTTGAAGGAATGAAAGCATACAAAGACGAGCAAGATGCTGTTTGGTTGTTTAGACCTGATGAAAATTTTCACCGATTTAATAAAAGTGCTTCAAGAATGGCAATGCCGGAAGTACCCGAAGATATTTTTATGGGCGGTTTACACAGACTCTTAGAAATTGAAAAAGAATGGGTTAAAAAAGGTAAAGGAAATACATTATACATAAGACCTTTCATGATTGCAACAGGGCATGGTGTAATTGCTGCACCTTCGTCTGAATATCGATTTATGATTATTCTATCACCAGCTCGCTCATACTATTCAGGAGAAGTTAAAGTAATTATTGCCGAACATTTCAGTAGAGCTGCAAATGGTGGAATTGGCGCTGCAAAAGCAGCTGGAAATTATTCAGCACAATTTTACCCAACAAAATTAGCAAACGAAAAAGGATTTCAACAAATCATTTGGACAGACGATGCAACGCATACTAAATTAGAAGAAGCTGGAACAATGAATGTTTTCTTTAGAATTAACGATACATTATTTACAGCACCAACAAGTGAGCGTATTTTAGATGGTGTAACGCGAAAAAGTGTAATTGAATTAGCTAAAAGAGAAAACATCAATGTTGAAGTTCGTTCAGTTTTAGTTGATGAATTAGTTACCGCTGCAAAAGATGGTTCATTGAAAGAAATTTTTGGTGCCGGAACAGCTGCTGTTATCAATCCAATTGTAGGTTTTTCATATAAAGATACGTATTATGAATTACCAAAAATTGAAAACTCAATGGCTTTGGAAATTAAAGAAAAACTAACAAATATTCAATACAAATTAGCTGAAGATACTTTTGGCTGGACAGTTAAGATATAG
- a CDS encoding DUF4920 domain-containing protein encodes MKKILALVVMASLFANCEQKKEVTPEVAKVDYVKFGDSISNEGALTSDEMMQKFAELKEGDTLEVKFKSEINEVCQKKGCWMTLDLADDKEAFVKFKDYGFFVPKNAQDKEVVVNGKAFVSVESVDVLKHYAKDAGKSQAAIDSITEPKVTYSFMADGVLIAK; translated from the coding sequence ATGAAAAAAATACTTGCTCTTGTTGTAATGGCGTCATTATTTGCGAATTGCGAACAAAAAAAAGAAGTTACCCCAGAAGTTGCTAAAGTTGACTATGTTAAATTTGGCGATTCAATTTCAAATGAGGGTGCTTTAACTTCGGATGAAATGATGCAAAAGTTTGCTGAATTAAAAGAAGGAGATACACTTGAAGTAAAATTCAAATCAGAAATAAACGAAGTGTGTCAGAAAAAAGGGTGTTGGATGACTTTAGATTTAGCCGATGACAAAGAAGCATTTGTAAAGTTTAAAGATTATGGCTTTTTTGTGCCTAAAAATGCGCAAGATAAAGAAGTGGTTGTAAACGGTAAAGCATTTGTAAGTGTAGAAAGTGTAGATGTTTTGAAACATTATGCAAAAGATGCCGGAAAATCACAAGCAGCAATTGATAGTATTACTGAACCAAAAGTAACGTATTCATTTATGGCTGATGGTGTTTTAATCGCTAAATAA
- the mnmD gene encoding tRNA (5-methylaminomethyl-2-thiouridine)(34)-methyltransferase MnmD — MKREIIITDDGSTTIRIPEWDENYHSTHGAIQEARHVFIKNGLDLFHNQDSISILEIGFGTGLNAFITFLETLNKEKVNYVGVEAYPISTEEVLQMNYVSELQATDFKPIFETMHNCSWEIENQMKTNFYLTKRKQFFQDIEDKNNYDLIYFDAFGFPLQPELWSEVIFEKMYEALFPNGVLVTYACRTPIRKAMLNAGFSVEKLPGAPGKREMLRATKKP, encoded by the coding sequence ATGAAAAGAGAAATTATAATTACTGACGACGGTTCAACTACAATTCGAATTCCAGAATGGGATGAAAATTACCATTCTACACACGGGGCAATTCAAGAAGCGAGACATGTTTTTATCAAAAACGGATTGGATTTATTTCATAATCAGGATTCGATTTCAATTTTAGAGATTGGTTTTGGAACGGGTTTAAATGCTTTTATTACTTTTTTAGAAACTTTAAATAAAGAAAAAGTAAATTATGTTGGGGTAGAAGCCTATCCAATTTCTACAGAAGAAGTGCTTCAAATGAATTATGTTTCTGAATTGCAAGCAACAGATTTTAAACCAATTTTTGAAACAATGCACAATTGCAGTTGGGAAATTGAAAATCAAATGAAAACCAACTTTTATTTGACAAAAAGAAAGCAGTTCTTTCAAGATATTGAAGACAAAAATAACTATGATTTAATTTATTTTGATGCTTTCGGATTTCCATTACAACCCGAATTGTGGAGTGAAGTTATTTTTGAAAAGATGTATGAAGCATTATTTCCAAATGGCGTTTTAGTTACTTATGCATGCAGAACGCCAATAAGAAAAGCGATGCTAAATGCTGGATTTTCAGTTGAAAAACTACCTGGAGCTCCAGGAAAACGTGAAATGCTTCGAGCAACAAAAAAGCCGTAA
- a CDS encoding LysR substrate-binding domain-containing protein: MTITQLYYVLAVAEYKNFTLAAEKCFVTQPTLSMQIQKLEDELSILIFDRSKKPILLTEVGEKIVNQAKNIVNEAGRIKDIVEQQKGYIGGEFKVGIIPTVMPTLLPMFLNNFIKKYPKVNLIIEEQTTEEIIKRLKNGHLDCAIAATPLEEENLKEIVLYYEPFVAYIPENHSSFDKKEITIDDIDLDTILLLQDGHCFRNGILNLCKNNKYIVDSHFQLESGSFETLIKLADEGLGTTLLPYLHTLDLNEKNKSKLRPFKDPKPAREVSLIYPKNELKIHIINALRDVISGVVRGAIAFSDVEIISPKSKK; encoded by the coding sequence ATGACCATTACTCAATTATACTATGTTTTGGCTGTGGCCGAATACAAAAATTTCACTTTAGCAGCAGAAAAATGTTTTGTTACACAACCTACTTTAAGTATGCAAATCCAAAAATTAGAAGACGAACTGTCTATTTTAATTTTTGACCGTAGTAAAAAACCCATTTTATTAACTGAGGTAGGTGAAAAAATCGTAAACCAAGCAAAAAATATTGTTAATGAAGCAGGAAGAATTAAGGATATTGTAGAACAACAAAAAGGATATATTGGAGGCGAATTTAAAGTTGGGATTATTCCAACTGTGATGCCAACATTATTGCCTATGTTTTTGAATAATTTTATTAAAAAATACCCAAAAGTTAATTTAATTATTGAAGAACAAACGACTGAAGAAATTATTAAGCGTTTAAAAAATGGACACTTAGATTGCGCCATTGCTGCAACGCCTTTGGAAGAAGAAAATCTAAAAGAAATTGTTTTATACTACGAACCTTTTGTAGCATATATTCCTGAAAACCATAGTAGCTTTGATAAAAAAGAAATTACAATTGACGACATTGATTTAGATACAATTTTACTTTTACAAGACGGACATTGTTTTAGAAACGGAATTTTGAACTTGTGTAAAAATAATAAATATATTGTAGACAGTCATTTTCAGCTCGAAAGTGGCAGTTTTGAAACCTTAATCAAATTAGCCGATGAAGGTTTAGGAACCACATTGTTGCCTTATTTACACACTTTAGATTTAAACGAAAAAAACAAATCAAAACTTAGACCCTTTAAAGACCCAAAACCAGCTAGAGAAGTAAGCTTAATTTATCCAAAAAATGAATTAAAAATTCACATAATAAATGCTTTACGCGATGTAATATCTGGAGTTGTAAGGGGTGCAATAGCATTTAGTGACGTAGAAATTATAAGTCCGAAAAGTAAAAAATAG
- a CDS encoding Dps family protein: MKINSLGLPIKESEELVNELNGLLSNFQIYYQNLRGLHWNIRGKRFFDLHLKFEELYNDSQIKIDLIAERVLTLGGTPLHTFADYIANSKLNVGKNISKDVEAIHLILESLSVLLQVERVILAKAADINDEGTNSMMSDFIAEQEKTNWMLKAWMEEEI; this comes from the coding sequence ATGAAAATAAATAGTTTAGGATTACCAATTAAAGAATCGGAAGAATTAGTAAATGAATTGAATGGTTTATTATCTAATTTCCAGATTTATTATCAAAATTTAAGAGGTTTACATTGGAACATTCGTGGAAAACGTTTTTTTGATTTGCATTTAAAATTTGAAGAACTATATAACGACAGTCAAATTAAAATTGATTTAATAGCAGAACGTGTTTTGACATTAGGAGGCACACCTTTGCATACTTTTGCGGATTATATTGCGAACAGTAAATTAAATGTTGGAAAAAATATTTCTAAAGATGTAGAAGCTATTCATTTGATTTTAGAGTCATTGAGTGTTTTGTTACAGGTGGAGAGAGTCATTTTAGCCAAAGCAGCTGATATCAACGACGAAGGAACAAATTCGATGATGAGTGATTTTATTGCAGAGCAAGAAAAGACCAATTGGATGCTCAAAGCTTGGATGGAAGAAGAAATTTAA